One Aphidius gifuensis isolate YNYX2018 linkage group LG5, ASM1490517v1, whole genome shotgun sequence genomic region harbors:
- the LOC122857483 gene encoding THO complex subunit 6-like gives MPEISNRKLFYNTIFCQIFSPNGKFLIAGSLYGDVSVFDLLKSFEPNQIDNYDYQAPIYKFTAYVNQCVQSMVTTDDFLITGTSGEITGWDWKIVKSNKASRKNISWTIQIPTDKDTSEKPDVNSMVYSKEKHLLYAGCGDNKIYVINLDNGKILRCMESHENYIHCLAQLRDQLASASEDGTVKFWDLRNLEHTSTLTPSLNGQISRPKLGKWIGAVDFTEDWLLCGGGPSLSLWHLRTMETATIFDLPDEGIHVASIHDERIIAGGCMPAVYHLNYQGEVLAKVPTSSKTVYSIVHCEKPQKILSISGSSNNIDICTNFNYREFILKFA, from the exons atGCCAGAAATTTCAAATCGTAAATTGTTTTACAACacaattttttgtcaaatattttCACCTAATGGCAAATTTCTTATTGCTGGAAGTCTTTATGGAGATGTATCAGTTTTTGA TCTTCTCAAGTCATTTGAACCAAaccaaatagataattatgattatcaagcgccaatatataaattcactgCATATGTGAATCAGTGTGTCCAGAGTATGGTTACAacagatgattttttaatcacTGGAACTTCTGGAGAAATAACAGGATGGGACTGGAAAATTGTCAAGTCAAACAAAGCATCTaggaaaaatatatcttgGACCATACAAATACCAACTGACAA ggacACTTCTGAAAAACCTGATGTCAATTCTATGGTATATTCAAaggaaaaacatttattatacgCTGGATGTGGTGATAACAAAATCTATGTTATAAATTTGgataatggaaaaattttgAGATGTATGGAGAGTCATGAGAATTACATTCATTGTTTAGCCCaact acGTGATCAATTGGCATCTGCAAGTGAGGATGGAACAGTAAAGTTTTGGGATTTACGTAATCTAGAGCACACAAGTACTCTTACTCCAAGTTTGAATGGCCAAATCAGTAGACCAAAGTTAGGTAAATGGATTGGTGCTGTTGATTTTACTGAAGACTGGCTG TTATGTGGTGGAGGTCCAAGTTTGTCTTTGTGGCACCTTCGAACGATGGAAACAGCAACGATCTTCGACCTTCCGGACGAGGGCATTCACGTAGCATCAATTCACGATGAACGTATAATAGCAGGGGGGTGTATGCCTGCAGTTTATCACCTCAATTATCAGGGTGAAGTACTAGCCAAGGTCCCTACGTCAAGTAAAACTGTATACAGCATTGTACATTGTGAAAAACCTCAAAAAATTCTCAGTATTTCTGGATCTAGTAACAACATTGACATTTGTACAAACTTTAATTACCGAGAATTTATTCTTAAGTTTGCATAG